One part of the Pelecanus crispus isolate bPelCri1 chromosome 20, bPelCri1.pri, whole genome shotgun sequence genome encodes these proteins:
- the CDC34 gene encoding ubiquitin-conjugating enzyme E2 R1, with the protein MARPVVPSSQKALLLELKGLQEEPVEGFRVNLVDEGDLYNWEVAIFGPPNTYYEGGYFKARLRFPIDYPYSPPAFRFLTKMWHPNIYETGDVCISILHPPVDDPQSGELPSERWNPTQNVRTILLSVISLLNEPNTFSPANVDASVMYRKWKESKGKDREYTDIIRKQVLGTKVDAERDGVKVPTTLAEYCVKTKTPAPDEGSDLFYDDYYEDDEMEEEADSCYGDEDDSGNEES; encoded by the exons ATGGCTCGGCCTGTCGTGCCCAGCTCGCAGAAGgcgctgctgctggagctgaaagggctgcaggaggagcccGTGGAAGGGTTCCGGGTCAACTTAGTGGACGAGGGGGACCTCTACAACTGGGAGGTGGCCATCTTCGGCCCCCCGAACACCTACTATGAGGGCGGGTACTTTaag GCTCGTCTCCGGTTTCCCATCGACTACCCCTATTCTCCTCCTGCCTTTAGGTTCTTAACCAAAATGTGGCACCCCAATATCTACGAG ACCGGCGATGTCTGCATCTCCATCCTCCATCCGCCAGTGGATGACCCACAGAGCGGGGAGCTGCCGTCTGAGCGGTGGAACCCCACCCAGAACGTGCG GACCATTCTCCTGAGCGTGATCTCGTTGCTGAATGAACCCAACACGTTTTCTCCAGCCAACGTGGATGCCTCTGTGATGTACCGCAAGTGGAAGGAGAGCAAAGGGAAGGACCGGGAGTACACGGACATCATCAG GAAGCAAGTCTTGGGCACCAAGGTGGACGCCGAGCGGGATGGTGTGAAGGTCCCCACCACGCTGGCAGAGTACTGTGTAAAGACCAAGACTCCAGCCCCAGATGAGGGCTCAGACCTCTTCTATGATGACTATTATGAGGATGATgagatggaggaggaagcagacaGCTGTTACGGTGACGAGGATGACTCCGGCAATGAGGAATCTTGA
- the HCN2 gene encoding potassium/sodium hyperpolarization-activated cyclic nucleotide-gated channel 2 has product MRAGREAAAAAEEEAAAEATKRGGAAAAAAAGRVRGRGGKGSPNGECRRGEPPRSPGPEPPREPKVSFSCGGGGASPGGAKAAEEGAGEDAGEEARGSQASFMQRQFGAMLQPGVNKFSLRMFGSQKAVEREQERVKSAGAWIIHPYSDFRFYWDFTMLLFMVGNLIIIPVGITFFKEETTAPWIVFNVVSDTFFLMDLVLNFRTGIVIEDNTEIILDPERIKKKYLKTWFVVDFVSSIPVDYVFLIVEKGIDSEVYKTARALRIVRFTKILSLLRLLRLSRLIRYIHQWEEIFHMTYDLASAVMRIINLIGMMLLLCHWDGCLQFLVPMLQDFPKNCWVSINGMVNDSWSELYSFALFKSMSHMLCIGYGKQAPESMTDIWLTMLSMIVGATCYAMFIGHATALIQSLDSSRRQYQEKYKQVEQYMSFHKLPADFRQKIHDYYEHRYQGKMFDEDSILGELNEPLREEIVNFNCRKLVASMPLFANADPNFVTAMLTKLKFEVFQPGDYIIREGTIGKKMYFIQHGVVSILTKGNKEMKLSDGSYFGEICLLTRGRRTASVRADTYCRLYSLSVDNFNEVLEEYPMMRRAFETVAIDRLDRIGKKNSILLHKVQHDLNSGVFNNQENEIIQEIVKYDREMVQQAELQQHTAMYSPVQPQVTSAIATLQQAVAMSFCPQMASPLVGSMALGSPRMMRRLQYAQAVPSPFAVSPVLLQQSPPQQPQPPVPHANPSPSSQDQVQPAALPASTSAFVTAMASPPSQSPLASRTFAYGGAPGQLGSQLSLSQQQAPGSPQRLAAHKSTQALHTSSLSQDSRPLSASQPSLPHGLAAGSTQSPPASARESCASIGGGPAAASPGPGPPAGLRGQAPSRGALAHPASTGSVHTGPPALAQDSAAARKDSAASTPDTDPAKSRLSSNL; this is encoded by the exons aTGCGGGCgggccgggaggcggcggcggcggccgaggaggaggcggcggccgaGGCGACCaagcgcggcggggcggcggcggcggcggctgcggggcgggtgcggggccgcggcgggaaGGGGTCCCCGAACGGCGAGTGCCGGCGTGGGGAGCCGCCGCGGAGCCCCGGCCCGGAGCCGCCCCGGGAGCCCAAGGTCTCCTTCtcctgcggcggcggcggagcatCCCCCGGCGGGGCCAAGGCGGCCGAGGAGGGCGCGGGCGAGGATGCGGGCGAGGAGGCCCGCGGGAGCCAGGCCAGCTTCATGCAGCGGCAGTTCGGGGCGATGCTCCAGCCCGGCGTCAACAAGTTCTCGCTGCGGATGTTCGGTTCCCAGAAGGCGgtggagagggagcaggaacGCGTCAAATCGGCGGGGGCCTGGATCATCCATCCCTACAGCGACTTCAG GTTTTACTGGGACTTCACGATGCTGCTCTTCATGGTGGGAAACCTGATCATCATTCCCGTGGGCATCACCTTCTTCAAGGAGGAGACCACGGCACCCTGGATCGTGTTCAACGTGGTCTCCGACACCTTCTTCCTGATGGACCTGGTGCTGAACTTCCGGACGGGGATTGTCATTGAGGACAACACGGAAATCATCCTGGACCCCGAGAGGATCAAGAAGAAGTACCTCAAGACCTGGTTTGTGGTGGACTTTGTCTCCTCCATCCCCGTGGACTACGTCTTCCTCATCGTGGAGAAGGGCATAGACTCGGAGGTGTACAAGACGGCCCGCGCCCTGCGCATCGTCCGCTTCACCAAGATTCTCAGCCTCCTGCGGCTCCTCCGCCTCTCCCGGCTCATCCGCTACATCCACCAGTGGGAGGAG ATCTTCCACATGACCTATGACCTGGCCAGCGCGGTGATGAGGATCATCAACCTCATCGGCAtgatgctgctgctctgccactgGGACGGCTGCCTCCAGTTCCTCGTGCCCATGCTGCAGGATTTCCCCAAGAACTGCTGGGTCTCCATCAATGGGATGGTG AACGACTCCTGGAGCGAGCTGTACTCCTTTGCCCTCTTCAAGTCGATGAGCCACATGCTCTGCATCGGCTACGGGAAGCAGGCGCCCGAGAGCATGACGGATATCTGGCTGACGATGCTGAGCATGATCGTGGGGGCCACCTGCTACGCCATGTTCATCGGCCACGCCACCGCCCTCATCCAGTCGCTGGACTCTTCCCGGCGCCAGTACCAGGAGAAG TACAAGCAGGTGGAGCAGTACATGTCCTTCCACAAGCTGCCCGCCGACTTCCGCCAGAAGATCCACGACTACTACGAGCACCGCTACCAGGGCAAGATGTTCGATGAGGACAGCATCCTGGGGGAGCTCAACGAGCCCCTGCGCGAG GAAATCGTGAACTTCAACTGCCGCAAGCTGGTGGCCTCGATGCCGCTGTTCGCCAACGCAGACCCCAACTTTGTCACGGCGATGCTCACCAAGCTGAAGTTTGAGGTGTTTCAGCCGGGCGACTACATCATCCGCGAGGGCACCATCGGCAAGAAGATGTACTTCATCCAGCACGGAGTGGTCAGCATCCTCACCAAGGGCAACAAGGAGATGAAACTCTCTGATGGCTCCTACTTCGGAG AAATCTGCCTGCTGACCCGCGGCCGGCGCACGGCCAGCGTCCGGGCGGACACCTACTGCCGCCTCTACTCGCTCTCGGTGGACAACTTCAATGAGGTGCTGGAGGAGTACCCCATGATGAGACGGGCCTTTGAGACCGTGGCCATCGACCGCCTCGACCGCATCG GGAAGAAGAACTCGATCCTGCTCCACAAAGTGCAGCATGACCTCAACTCAGGTGTCTTCAACAACCAGGAGAATGAGATCATCCAGGAGATCGTCAAGTACGACCGGGAGATGGTGCAGCAGgcggagctgcagcagcacacgGCCATGtacagccccgtccaaccccAGGTCACCTCTGCCATCGCCACCCTCCAGCAAGCCGTCGCCATGAGCTTCTGCCCGCAGATGGCCAGCCCGCTGGTGGGCTCCATGGCCCTGGGCTCGCCCCGCATGATGCGCCGCTTGCAGTACGCCCAGGCCGTGCCCAGTCCCTTCGCCGTCTCCCCCGtcttgctgcagcagagccccccgcagcagccgcagccccccgtgccccacgCCAACCCCTCGCCCTCCTCGCAGGACCAGGTGCAgcccgcggccctgcccgcctCCACCAGCGCCTTTGTCACGGCCATGGCCAGCCCGCCGTCCCAAAGCCCCTTGGCCAGCCGGACGTTCGCCTACGGAGGAGCCCCGGGGCAGCTGGGCTCCCAGCTCTCCCTCAGCCAGCAGCAAGCGCCCGGCTCGCCCCAGCGCCTGGCCGCCCACAAAAGCACACAGGCGCTGCACACCAGCAGCCTCAGCCAGGATTCGCGGCCCCTCTCAGCCTcgcagccctccctgccccacgggcTGGCGGCCggcagcacccagagccccccagccTCGGCCCGCGAGTCCTGTGCCTCTAtcggggggggcccggccgccgcctcaccaggccccggccccccggctgGGCTGCGTGGCCAGGCACCCTCGCGGGGGGCCCTGGCCCATCCAGCGTCCACGGGCTCGGTGCACACGGGGCCGCCTGCCCTGGCGCAGGACTCGGCGGCGGCCCGCAAGGATTCGGCGGCCAGCACGCCCGACACGGACCCGGCCAAGTCCAGGCTGTCTTCCAACTTGTGA
- the BSG gene encoding basigin has protein sequence HFALIPLQLIAGFIKSPLSQKRLTQDSVELYCEAIGNPIPEIQWWFEGNEPNETYAQLWDGARQDRVKINATYNLHSTSTIYIANLTSDDSGTYECRASNDPDRNHLSKSPKVKWIRSQANVFVIERPDIKTQVSSVSGKLILTCNMTEPYLAIMGHEWMYGDKILQTDTESSAFTSYTIEGKMEEHSGVYECVYKTSPVIKGKVNVSVSPQVMAYKKSEHGNEGDTGVLTCKNPSFPPVTSWVWYKNGQKSINGSDRYIIKSSGNKTELRILKLNIEEDTGDYHCNATNYYGSGSATVNLRVRSRLAALWPFLGIVAEVLVLVTIIFIYEKRRKPDEVPDDDDGGSAPLKSNATNHKDKNVRQRNAN, from the exons CACTTTGCACTAATACCTCTCCAACTCATAGCTGGTTTTATAAAGTCACCACTGTCTCAAAAGAGACTGACTCAGGACAGCGTCGAGTTGTACTGCGAGGCGATTGGCAATCCTATCCCTGAGATCCAGTGGTGGTTTGAGGGAAACGAGCCAAATGAGACCTATGCTCAGCTCTGGGATGGTGCACGGCAGGACCGTGTCAAAATCAACGCCACCTACAACCTGCACTCTACCAGTACCATCTACATCGCAAACCTCACAAGCGACGACTCGGGCACGTATGAGTGCCGGGCTAGCAACGACCCTGACCGCAACCACTTGTCGAAGAGCCCCAAAGTCAAGTGGATCCGTTCCCAGGCAAACGTTTTTGTCATCGAAC GTCCAGACATCAAAACTCAAGTCAGTAGCGTTTCTGGCAAGCTGATCCTCACCTGTAACATGACTGAGCCTTACCTTGCCATCATGGGTCACGAATGGATGTATGGTGACAAGATACTTCAAACGGACACAGAGTCAAGTGCTTTCACCAGTTACAC AATCGAGGGGAAGATGGAAGAGCACTCTGGTGTCTATGAATGTGTCTACAAAACAAGCCCAGTgataaaaggaaaagtgaatGTTTCAG TTTCACCCCAAGTGATGGCATACAAGAAGTCTGAGCATGGGAATgagggggacacaggggtgcTGACCTGCAAGAATCCCTCTTTCCCCCCTGTCACCTCTTGGGTCTGGTACAAAAACGGTCAAAAG tCCATCAATGGTTCTGATCGATACATTATCAAGTCCAGTGGCAACAAGACGGAGTTACGCATTCTGAAACTGAATATCGAGGAGGACACAGGTGACTACCACTGCAATGCCACCAACTATTATGGCTCTGGTAGCGCTACGGTAAACCTGCGTGTACGCAGCCGCCTGGCAGCGCTCTGGCCCTTCCTGGGTATTGTGGCAGAAGTCCTCGTTCTTGTCACCATCATCTTCATCtatgagaagaggaggaagccaGATGAGGTTCCTGATG ATGATGATGGAGGTTCTGCACCACT gaAAAGCAATGCCACAAACCACAAGGACAAGAATGTCCGCCAGAGAAATGCTAACTAA